The following is a genomic window from Pseudothermotoga thermarum DSM 5069.
TCCGTCGTTTTTTGTGGTGTTGAGAAGGATTAGAACAAACTCTTCTCCACCGTACCTGCTCAAAACGTCCGTTGATCTTGTGGAACTTCTTAGGACTGACGATATAAACCTAAGCACTTCATCGCCAACGTCGTGACCATACTTATCGTTGATCTTCTTAAAGTCGTCGATGTCAGTGACTATCACACAGAAGTTTCCACCGTATCGATTAACTCTTTCGTATTCTTCTTTCAATTTCATCGCGAAGTAACGACGGTTGTACAAACCGGTCAATGGGTCTGTAATGCTCTCTTGGTATATCAAGATATTCTTCACGACGTGTGCGATGATTTCTTGCATTCTGATGAGCATTCTCAAAAATTCCGTGAAAATGGTTTCATCCAAATACAACGCTTTGTTGGCTACGTAAAGAACCAATGAATAATTTTCATAAACTGATACAACGTTGCAAACCTCAAGTGGAGTGTATGAAAACTTTGGCTTAAGTGGTACTTCGGATAGATTGATCGATATTTTCTCCACTATTTTTCCCTTGGGATTTCTTAAAACTAACGCCACTGATGATATCGGTAAAAGGCTCATCAACCTTGAGGCTAAAAATTCCATAGTTGTTGAAAGTTGATCCTGAGCACTCACAATTTTCAACGTATCCAGAGCGTATTCGGCAAAGTTTTGATATTCTATGATTTGGCCTATCAAGTTTTTGGCATCGGACAGCAGGTTAGAGACTTCTTCGTTTGCTTTTTGCCTAGCAGATTCGACAATCGAAAGTACTTGATGAATTGGTGGGGCAAACTTCAACTTGTTCTCAAGCCATTTGGCGGCGTTTTCAAAACCTCTGCTTTTGTAGATGGATATTGCCCGCTCTGCGTAGTTTATTGCCAAAGGTATTTCCCCTATACTTTGATAAGCCAGCGCAGCCCCTTCGTACACCTGAGCAAGCGAAAGGTAGCTTCCATATCTTATGTTGTCTTGTTCAAGCTGTTCAAGGAACCTTGTGAAACCTTCGCGATCCACTTTTATCAACCTTGGGCCGAATATTTGGCAAGTTTCTTCTTTCCAATAAGGATCACCTTTGTAAAGAAATTCTTTCCAAGCTTTGTAGAATTCTTGATCATCGTTTGCCAAAAACAAATTGCGAAACCTCACAAAAGCTGGATTTTTCATCGCTGGATTATCTATGTTTTCTTTTATCAACCTGACAGCTTCTTCGATATAACCACTTATTGCATAAGCTGCCACCAATCCTCTTAAACCTCTTTGCTCAATTCCAAGGTATTTTTCGATCTCTATTTCTCTCGAAAAATCTTCAAGTGCATTCTCAACCTCGTGGTTGTAAGAATGGTAATTACCTTCGACAAAGTAGCTGTAAGCTTCTACATTCAACATGCCTGTTAAGTGAGCGAGCTGTCTTAAACGTTGAAGATTTGCAAACATTTTTTCTACTTCGCCATGATAAAGGCTTACCCACACCAGGTTACTTAAGGCAGTTTGAATTAACTCAGTTGATCCAATTTTATGACCAATCTCTATTACTTTTTCGTACAAACTTATTGCTTCAAAACTTGTCGTCATAATGCTTGCAATTGAAAACAATATCCTTGGAAGAATATCAAGAAAATTGTTTTCCTCGGATATTTTTCTAATAGAATTTAACATTTCCATCACCTGCAGCGGATGGGATTCTCTTCTAATTTCAGCGATCAGCAAAAGCGTTTGAATTTTTAACTTTAAATGTACTTTATTCATTTTAAGTCTACCAATCAAAATATCCAATTCTTTCATCAACTCTTTTGAGACTTCTTCACCGCTTGCAAGGATGCGTCTTACTTTCCAATACAGCTTTCTAAGCTTTGAATAATCCGTTGATGCTTCGAAAATATGCGGATTTTTCTCTTCAATTTCGCGTGCAAGGTTGATTTTGTTTGCAGCGACAAGGGCAACGTACTGCTCAAAAAGATATTTTTGATTTCCCTCAAGCATCAGCGCAAAAGACTCAAGTAAATTTGGTTCTCCTTTGATCAAAAGGGCTTTGAGTTTTAAACTAATTAAAGCATAGCTTTGTCTAGCCGGAAAAATCTTTTCTGCTTCTTTCAAATAGTTCAAAGCGTCGGATAGTTCACCATAAGAATTCAGCTTCTTTCTTGCTGCAAGCAAGAAAAGACATGCTGCCGCTGCTTTTCTTCCTATCATAAGCATGTGCCAAGCCTTTTTCGCTGGATCGACAAACTTTTGAGACAAAATCAAATGATTCCTTTCACGCGTTTTTTCATCAATGCTTTGATAAAGTTTTTCCCAAATCTCTTTCAACGTGAATCTGTAACCATTGTTTTCCCAGTATACGATTCCATCTGTAAGAAGACTAGAAAGAGTTGGCTTAACCTTTATTCCTTGATCTTCCATTGAGGTAAATAATGCTTCAAGATCTTCTACCGTGAACTTTTCTCCGCACAATGCAATTAAGTTTGATCCGTCTTTTTTGTATTTTTCCAAATCAAGCTTTAGTTCAACGATCTCAGAAAAATCGTGAGCCAAAATCGCGGATGGATCAAACTGCAATTGTTCATTTTCGTATTTCAACGCCCCAATCTTTATCGCTATGTCAACTACTTGAACAATTTTTCCTGGCAAACCTTGGGAGATTGTATAAACCCAATTGGAAAGCGTTTCAATTTGCTCGCCTGGTACATCAAGCATTGAAGATAAGAAAAGCTGAGTTTTATGAATATCAAACGGCTCAAGTTGAATAAAATAATCGTACTTGACTGGTATAGGCATTTGAGTCGAAGCCAAAAGCAAAATGTGGCTAGTTTTGAAATTGAAAGAATTTAGCTGTTCTATTAGCGATCTCAAGGAAACTCCCATTTCTTGAACATCGTCGATGACGATAACTGACTTGGAAATTTTGTTCAAAATCCTTCCCAAAGTTAAACTGATTTGGTCAACTGAAAGTCGCTTACCTGCCAAAAATTCTTCAATTACTTTTCGATCTATTTGATCCAAACTTTCATAGTCCTCGCTACTCAAAAGTTGAAGTGTTGCAAGAAAGAGGGTGTCAAAATTCTCAACCCATATAACGGGTATATTAAACTTTCTAACTTCTGTTGAAACGTAATCGAGTAGGGTTGTTTTGCCAGAACGTTGCGGACCATAAACCAAAATGGTTTGCAAACCAGATTTGGCGTTTAAAATCTGCTGTAAAATTTGGTCCGCTTCGTTCCTTTTCATGAATACTGGTTTAACTTTTATCACCTTTTTCTCGATTGTTTCTGAAAATATTTGCGGAAGCAGTGACAAATGCGTTTTTCTGTTCGTGGGATCTTCATATACAAAGTCGTTGAAAAATTCTTTTAGTTCTGCTTCCTTCGCAAATTTCTGTGCAAGTTTTCCAAAGGTGTACGCAGTTGAAAAAATCGATGCTGTGCCGTATTTTTCAAACTCTGGGGCTACAACGATTTTTTCTCCTTTTGGTAATTCTTTACTGTTAAACCAAATGGGAGGTATCATGTAAAAAGATTCAGAAAAGATGAAATCGTCTAAGGATAAAACGGGAATAGCGATTGAACGGTGAAGAAACTCCCTAAGAAGCGATAAAACAAAGATTGCAAAATCTTTGCTTTGCAAATTTGCTTGATCCACTGGTTTTGCTTTAAAGTAAGGCAAATATATAACCGGTTTATCCCTAAGATCAAAGCTCTCTGGAATCAGCAATCCTGGATGTTTTACTTTCGAAATCATTGAGATGAAGTTTGCAAGTTTTGCTTTCGATCCCCCAATTGCCTCTGGTTTTAAAACTTTCATTACTTTCAACATCGACTTATCTTCCACCAAATATTCACTACCATTGTAGGTTTCCCTTAGAAACTGTAATATTTTCAAATTTTATCCCCCCATGGCCTCCCGAACCAATGTTAGTACTTCTTTTAAAACCTGCCATGGGTCTGCATTTTCAAAAGAGCAACCTGCCGCTCTTGCGTGTCCTCCGCCTCCAAGAGTTGCTGCAATTTTGCTTACATCGACGTAGTTTTTCGATCTTAAACTAACATGTACGCGATTTT
Proteins encoded in this region:
- a CDS encoding diguanylate cyclase; the protein is MKILQFLRETYNGSEYLVEDKSMLKVMKVLKPEAIGGSKAKLANFISMISKVKHPGLLIPESFDLRDKPVIYLPYFKAKPVDQANLQSKDFAIFVLSLLREFLHRSIAIPVLSLDDFIFSESFYMIPPIWFNSKELPKGEKIVVAPEFEKYGTASIFSTAYTFGKLAQKFAKEAELKEFFNDFVYEDPTNRKTHLSLLPQIFSETIEKKVIKVKPVFMKRNEADQILQQILNAKSGLQTILVYGPQRSGKTTLLDYVSTEVRKFNIPVIWVENFDTLFLATLQLLSSEDYESLDQIDRKVIEEFLAGKRLSVDQISLTLGRILNKISKSVIVIDDVQEMGVSLRSLIEQLNSFNFKTSHILLLASTQMPIPVKYDYFIQLEPFDIHKTQLFLSSMLDVPGEQIETLSNWVYTISQGLPGKIVQVVDIAIKIGALKYENEQLQFDPSAILAHDFSEIVELKLDLEKYKKDGSNLIALCGEKFTVEDLEALFTSMEDQGIKVKPTLSSLLTDGIVYWENNGYRFTLKEIWEKLYQSIDEKTRERNHLILSQKFVDPAKKAWHMLMIGRKAAAACLFLLAARKKLNSYGELSDALNYLKEAEKIFPARQSYALISLKLKALLIKGEPNLLESFALMLEGNQKYLFEQYVALVAANKINLAREIEEKNPHIFEASTDYSKLRKLYWKVRRILASGEEVSKELMKELDILIGRLKMNKVHLKLKIQTLLLIAEIRRESHPLQVMEMLNSIRKISEENNFLDILPRILFSIASIMTTSFEAISLYEKVIEIGHKIGSTELIQTALSNLVWVSLYHGEVEKMFANLQRLRQLAHLTGMLNVEAYSYFVEGNYHSYNHEVENALEDFSREIEIEKYLGIEQRGLRGLVAAYAISGYIEEAVRLIKENIDNPAMKNPAFVRFRNLFLANDDQEFYKAWKEFLYKGDPYWKEETCQIFGPRLIKVDREGFTRFLEQLEQDNIRYGSYLSLAQVYEGAALAYQSIGEIPLAINYAERAISIYKSRGFENAAKWLENKLKFAPPIHQVLSIVESARQKANEEVSNLLSDAKNLIGQIIEYQNFAEYALDTLKIVSAQDQLSTTMEFLASRLMSLLPISSVALVLRNPKGKIVEKISINLSEVPLKPKFSYTPLEVCNVVSVYENYSLVLYVANKALYLDETIFTEFLRMLIRMQEIIAHVVKNILIYQESITDPLTGLYNRRYFAMKLKEEYERVNRYGGNFCVIVTDIDDFKKINDKYGHDVGDEVLRFISSVLRSSTRSTDVLSRYGGEEFVLILLNTTKNDGVKVAEKILKSIIDTNPFEFKLTLSFGVSGYPEDPAKRPEDLIVFADKAMYISKERGKACVTAYQ